The genomic stretch GCGAGGGGTATCTGTCCAACCTGCAGCGCGCGCGGCTGAACAAGTGGCAGTTCATGCGCTTCCTCGATGCCGCGACGGCCAGGGACGGGCGAATGCCGCGGGTGATGATGAAGTTCGGCGCGAACCACATGATGCGCGGGCGCAGCTTCACCAACGTCTTCGACCTGGGCACGCTGGCATCGGAGATCGCCGACGTGAACGGCAGCCGCTCGTTCGGCGTGCTGATGCTGGGCGGCGCGGGGACCATGCACGCGGCCGTGGACCCCCGCGTCTTTCGCTCGGTGGAGGCGCCGGTGGAGGTGGAGCCGTGGGCGCAGCCGTTCTACGATGCGGCCGACGCGCGGCAGTGGACGGTGCTGGACCTGCGCCCCATCCGCGCCCGGATCCCGCGGCTGGGCACCCTGCCGGCCGAGACGCTCCAGGTGCTGTACGGCTTCGATGCCGTGGTGATCCTCTCCGGCAGCGGCCCCCAGCACGACCCCGGGATGGAGTGACCGCGCGGCATCGATCCGGGACGGGAAGGAGTCCGTGCACTCGCTGCGTCCACACATCGGAGCAGGCTGAGAAACAGCAGGCACACGGAGATACGGAGGCCCAGAGAACCGCGACGAGTTCTCTGGGCCTCCGTGTCTCCGTGCCTCCGTGCCTCCGTGCGATTCCGGCGATGGCTACGGCCGCACGCGCATCGTGTCCGCGCGCGCCGAGTCGCGCTGCATCCGCGGGCCGCCCGGCCTGCGCAGCGGGCCGCACCAGGGCCAGCCGCCCAGCCCCTGCCGCGTGCCGATGCTGTCGCCGAGCACGTCCCCCCGCATCCCCCTGCCGCCGCCGTACATCCCGCCACCGCCGCGGCCCCGGCCGCCGCCACGCCCGCCGTAGTCGCCGCGGCGGTCCATCCCCCCGAATCCGCGCTCTTCCGCCGCCATCGCGCAGACCGCGGTGCGCTGCTCGGGGGTGAGGCGCGCCTGGATGGCGTCCAGCCCGCGGCGGTTGTTGTCGCCGATCTGGCGCAGGTAGACGATGAAGTCGCGGCGCTGCGCGTCGTTGCCCGGCAGGCGAATGGGGCCACCGTTCCCCGAGCGCGAGAAGCGCCGCAGCGAGTCGGTGAGCGGGCGGTTCTGCTCGCGCACCGCGTCGGCGATGGAGTCGAGCGCGGTGACCTGCGGCGAGGTGAGCTTCAGCCGCTCGCGCGCGCCGATCAGCGCGTAGACGGACGGCATCTGCGCGGCGCGGTAGGCGGTGAACAGCTCGCGCTGCAGCGAGTCGCGCGCGGTGGGCACGCGCCCGGAGCCGGCGGGCTGCGGGCCGTCCTGCGGCTGCGGGCCGCCGCACGCCGCCAGCGCCAGCGCGGCAAAGGCAAGGGAGATGCGGATCTTCATCGTCGAATTCCTGCCGTGACCATCGGGTTGTGCGTGGGATGGATGCCAGTGTGACACCGCGTCCTGCCGCTCTGTTTCAAGACACGTTGCATCCCCCCGCACCCTCGATCATCTTCACCGCTCCGCTTCGTCCGGCCCCTTCACCCCTCCCGCGGATGCACGCGTGCGCGCCCATCCACTCCTCGTCCCCCTGCTCGTGCTCGCGGCCGTGAGCGCGCCCGAACCCGCGAGCTCGCAGGCGCGGCCCCGTGCGCGCGAGGCCGGCGTGATCGTCGGCATCCTGCCGCCGGGGCCGCTGAACGCCATCACCGACGTGGCCGGCGTCCGCGTCGGGCAGGTGACGCGGCACGAGGGGGATTCGGTGCACACCGGCGTCACCGCCATCCTCCCTCACGAAGGCAACCTCTTCCGCGAGCGCGTTCCCGCGGCGATCCGCGTGGGCAACGGCTTCGGCAAGCTGCTGGGGGTGACGCAGGTGCGGGAACTGGGGGAGATGGAGACGCCGGTGCTGCTCACCTGCACCCTCTGCGTCTGGAAGGCCGCGGACGCGATGGTGGGCTGGCTTCTCGCGCGCCCGGGGATGGAGGAGGTACGCTCCATCAACCCGGTGGTTGGCGAGACCAACGACGGCGCGCTCAACGACATCCGCGGCCGCCCCATCACCCCGGCGGACGTGGTGCGCGCGCTGGAGTCCGCGTCGCCCGGCGCGGTGGAGGAGGGCTCGGTGGGCGCCGGCGCGGGGACGGTGGCGTTCGGGTGGAAGGGCGGGATCGGCACCAGCTCGCGCCGCCTCCCCGCGTCGCTCGGCGGATGGACGGTGGGCGTGCTGGTGCAGACCAACTTCGGCGGCGTGCTGACGGTGAACGGCGCCCCCGTGGGCCGCGAGCTGGGGCGATACCTCTTCCAGGAGCAGCTCGCCCCGCCGCGCCAGGGGCCGGGGGACGGGGGCGACGGGAGCATCATGATCGTCCTGGCCACCGACGCGCCGCTTGACGCGCGGAATCTCGATCGCGTCGCCGCCCGCGCGCTCTCCGGCCTCGCGCGCACGGGGGCGGCGATGACCAACGGCTCGGGCGACTACGTCATCGCTTTCTCCACAAATCCCCAGGTGCGCCGCCGCGCGGGAACGGCGCCCGTCACCGTCGCCGACCTGCCGAACGACGCGATGTCGCCGCTCTTCCAGGCCGCGGCCGAGGCGACGGAGGAGGCCATCCTCAACTCGCTCTTCCGGGCGACCACGGTGCGCGGCCGGGGGACGACTATCGAGGCGCTCCCCATCGACCGCACGCTCGAGGTGCTGCGCCGCCACGGCGCGCTGAATCAGGACCGCACGCTCCCGCCGGGGCGGCCGTAGCCGCGCCCGAACGCGATCGCCACACGCTTGCGGAGGGGCGGGGAGACGATGATCTTCCCGCCCCTCCGCAAGCGTTGCGGTTGAAGCCCCGCGCTGTTTGCGAGGCTTTCCGTAGTTGTTGCCGCGGCTTCAGCCGCCCTTCGCGGCCGGGAGCCCCGCGCGTCTCACCCCGTTCGCCCACCCGATCCACCGGCACTCCGAAATGGAAGCGACCGACGCGGCAGAGCTGATCCAGGAGATCCAGGAAGAGCGCGCCGAGGAGAAGGCGGCCGAGCGGTTCCGCAACACGGCGGCGATGGCGATCGCGATCATGGCCATGCTGCTGGCCATCGGCAGCCTGGGCGGCGGAAACGCCACCGACGACATGATCTACGGCAACATCAAGGCGAGCGACACCTGGGCCTTCTACCAGGCCAAGAACGTCCGCCAGACCGAGTACCGGATCGCAGCCGACCGCCTGCAGATGGAGCTGGCGGACCCCACCATCTCGCCCGAGGCGCGCCGGGCCGCCGAGGCGCAGCTGGCGAAGTACCGCGAGACCATCGCGCGCTACGACGACGAGCCGGACCCGAACGCGCCCGGCGACTCGCTGAGGGGCGAGGGAAAGAAGCAGCTGGCCGCCCAGGCGCGCAGCCACGAGGCCGTGCGCGACCGCGCGTCGGACCGGGACGGCAACTTCGACTGGTCCGAGGTGTTCCTGCAGCTCGCGATCGTGCTGGGCTCGGTCGCCATCCTGGCCAGCTCGCGCAAGGTGCTGACGATGTCGTTCGTGCTCGGCGCCATCGGCACGGTGCTGATGATCAACGGGTACGCACTGCTGTTTCCGCTGCCGTTCTGACGAAGCGCACGAATCGGCCTGCACACGGGAAGGCGGCTGAAGCCGCAGCCGTGGCGATGACTACGGAAAGCCTCGCAAACGGCGCGAGGCTTCAACCGCCTCCCATCGCTGTTGCCGCGGAACTTCCCGCCCTTCCGCGCTTCCCTGCTCCGCCGTACCTTCGTCCCGAATCCCACCCGCAATCCACCATCGCGAGGTAATGATGCGCAAGCTGATGCTCACCCTGGCGCTCGTGGCGGCCGCGCAGCCGCTGGCGGCGCAGGGGCACGACCACGCGGACATGGACCAGCACGTGGCCGGCGGCGGCACGCTCCCGGCCGGGTGGCAGGCGCGCCTGGACCGCGCCGACGCGAAGCTGGCCGACCTGCGCTTCGCCGCCATGGGCGACGGCTTCCATGCCACCACCGGCCCGGCGGCCATCCTCTGGGACCCGCGCAACACCGTCACCGGCGAGTTCAGCGCGCACGCCACCTTCACGCAGACGAAGGCGCCGATGCACCCGGAGGCGTACGGGCTGTTCATCAACGGCGGCGACCTGTCGGGCAGCGGGGCCAACTACATGTACTTCCTGGTCCGCGGCGACGGGAAGTACATGGTGCGCCACCGCGCCGCCAACGGCGACCTGCACACCATCACCGACTGGACCGAGAGCGCGGCCATCCACCGGCAGGACGCCGACGGCAAGGCCACCAACGCGCTGACGGTGGAGGGCGGTCCGTGGGGCGTGCGCTACCTGATCAACGGCACGAAGGTGGGCGAGTGGCTCACGCGCGACGCGCCGTACCTGAAGACCGACGGCCAGGTGGGGCTGCGCATCAACCACAACCTGGACGTGCACGTCTCCGGCTTCGGCGTTGACAGGGGATAGGGGCTAGTAGGAGATAGGGGACAGGGGACGGAGACGGACGAGCGAACGAGAAGGCGCATCCGCTCGACCCGCCTGATGCGCTGGTCCGCATCCTGAAACGCCGCCGCGGCATGACCGATCTGAAGACCCGGATCGTCGCCGCGGCGGCGTTTCCGCTTCTCCCCGTCCTGCTCGTGCAGGGGAAGGGCGTCCGCCGCCGCACCCCGCGCCTCCCCGACGCCGCGGGCCCGGTGGAGGGCTTCGTCCCCGGCGCCGGCGAGCCGCTGCGCCTGCTGGTGCTCGGCGAATCGACCGTCGCGGGGATCGGCGCGGCGGCGCACGAGCAGGCGCTCACCGGGCGCGTGGCGGCCGCGCTGGCCGAGCGCACGGAACGCGCGGTGCGGTGGCGCGCGGCGGGCCGCAGCGGCGCCAACGCGCGCGAGGCGGCGGGGCTCGTGGCCACGCTGCCGGACGAGCGGGCGGACGCGGTGGTGATCTCGCTGGGGGTGAACGACACGCTGCGCTTCCGCCCGCCCGCGCTCTGGGCGCGCGACGTCGCCCGGCTGGTGGAGGCGGTCCGCGCGCGCGCCGGCCCCGCGCCCGTCGTGCTCGCGCCCGTGCCGCCGATGCACGCCTTCCCCGCCCTGCCGCAGCCGCTCCGCGCCATCCTCGGCGCCCGCGCGCGGCGGCTGGACGCGGCGCTCGCGCGCTTGGCGGCGCGCCTCCCTACGACGGCGCACGTGGCGCTGTGGGTGGAGCCCGCGCCGGGCCTGTTCTGCGAGGACGGATTCCACCCGTCGGAGGCCGGCTACACCGTCATCGGCGAGCACCTCGCGGCCGGGCTGGCGCGGCTCATCGAGGGGAGATGATCCGCGATCCGCGGAAGACCTCCTGCTCGCGCATCCTGTCTAATTTATTGCAGATAAATAGATTATGTTCAACAAAGCTCTCCTCTCCAACCCAGATTCCCTGGGGGCATCTCCCCGCGAAGAGGCGCCGTCGTGCATCGGATCGTTGCGGACATTAACAAGGCCGTGTTATATAACATGGCCGTGTTAGAAACAGATCATTCCAATACGCTGGTTGACCTATGGTTTCGGAGCATGCGTCGACGCCGGCGGCGAAGAACGGTCGTTGGGCCGAACGCCTCCTGTCTCAGCTCTTCATGAAGGCGGGATGGGAAGTCGTCAGCGACCCCCTGCCACACAAGCCGTCGGATCCCGATCTGCGGATGCGACGGGGCAATGCCGATTACGTGGTCGAGGTCAAGTCTGCATCGGAAGGGCGCAGCGATCGGTTGATTCCTCTGTGGTCGCAGGCGTGTCTTCAGGCGATCCGCGCGGCGAGGGACCACGATTCATCACTCGCCGTCGTGGCAGCCCCGAGGATCCCGCCGCGCGTGGCGGAACAGGTGCTGGAGTTCGCGGCGGAGTTCGCCCCGCAGGTGGCGGCGGGGGTGATCGACTCCGCCGGTCTCCGCAGGTTCCGGGGTGCGGGGGTGGAGGAGCTGAACAGCGAGCCGACCCATGCTCCCGCGACGCGTAGAGCGGCATCCCCCGAACCCGCCAACATCTTCTCCGACCTGAACCAGTGGATGCTCAAGGTCCTCCTCGCGCCCGAGATCCCCGGGGCGATGCTCGCAGCGCCGCGGAGCCGCTACCGGAATGCCGCCCAGCTCGCCCGGGCGGCGGAAGTGTCGGTGATGAGCGCGTCGCGGCTCGTGCGCCAGCTCCAGCGCGAAGGTTACCTTCATGAATCGAAGCCGTACCTGGATCTGGTGCGGCGGGAGGAGCTGTTCCGCCACTGGCAGAGCGCCGGCGCGCGGCGGGTGAAGGAAACGAGCTTTCGCTTTCTCGTCCGCGGGAACGCTCAGTCCCAGCTCGCGCGGCTGCTGCGGGGCAGCCGCTCCTGCCTGGCGCTGTTCGCCGCGGCGGACGCGCTGGACGTGGGGTTCGTGCACGGGGTTCCGCCGCACGTCTACGTGGAGCGGCTGCGTGACGCCGCCGGACCCGCATGGAACACCGTGGTCCCCACCGAACCGGGCGAGCAGCCGGACCTGATCGTCCGGGAAGCCCCCGCGCCGGGCTCGGTCTTTCGCGGCATGGTGATGCGCGATTCCATGCCGGTGTGCGACATCGTGCAGGTCTGGCTGGACGTCGGCTCGCATCCGGCGCGAGGAGTGGAACAGGCGGACCTGATTCGGAGGAAGATCCTGGACCCGGTCATCCACAACGACGCGCAGCCGGCATGAACGATCTCGAAGCCATCTCGCGGCTGGTGGAAGCACTCCGGCCGTGGCTCGCACAGCTGGTGATCGTCGGGGGATGGGCGCACCGGCTGCACCGGAGCCATCCGCTCGCGGATCCGCCATCGTACCTGCCGCTCCTCACGAGAGACGCCGATGTCGCGTTCTCCCCCACGGCGGCGCTGCAGGGTGACATGGCGGCGGCGCTGAAGGCGGCGGGATTCCACGAAGAGCTGTCGGGAGAGCACACGCCGCCGGTCAGCCAGTACTGGCTTGGCGAAGCGCAGCACGGTTTCTACACCGAGTTCCTGGCGCCGCTGCGTGGAAGCGGCGTCCGCCGCGACGGACAGCCGGACGCGACGCTCGTCAGGGCGGGCGTCACCGCGCAACGGCTGCGGTACATGGACCTGCTTCTGCTGCACCCGCTCGCGGTCCGGCTCGGACGGGAGGTGGGGATGCCGCTGGAGAAGCCCGCGGAAGTGAACCTGGCCAATCCCGCCAGCTTCATCGCACAGAAGCTGCTCATCCAGAAGGAGCGCGCGCCCGGCAAGCGGCCGCAGGACGTGCTGTACATCCACGACACCGTCGAGCTGTTCGGCAACCATCTCGACGCGCTCCAATCGATGTGGAGAGACCAGCTGCGCCCGTCGCTCGCGGCTTCCACCGTCGATCGCGTCGAGCGGCTTGCCCGCCAACGCTTCACCGCCGTCGACGACGTGATCCGGACCGCTGCCCGCATCCCGCAGGACCGCGCGCTCACTCCCGAGCGCGTCCGGGCCGTGTGCGCCTACGGCCTGGAGACCATCTACGGCACTGCGTAACACGATCCGCATCTCCCGACAAACAGCGGCGCCGGGCGAGAATCCTCGCCCGGCGCCGCCGTTTCATCGTACTTCCGTACTTCCGTGCTCTCGTACTTCCTAGTACCGGTAGTGGTCCGGCTTGTAGGGCCCGTGTTCGGGCACGCCGATGTACGCGGCCTGGTCGGGCGACAGCCTGGTCAGCTTCACGCCCAGCTTGTCCAGGTGCAGGCGGGCCACCTTCTCGTCGAGGTGCTTGGGCAGCGTGTACACCTTGCGCTCGTACTTCTCGGCGTTCAGGTGCAGCTCCATCTGCGCGATCACCTGGTTGCTGAACGAGTTGCTCATCACGAAGCTGGGGTGGCCGGTGGCGCAGCCCAGGTTCAGCAGGCGCCCCTCGGCCAGGATCATCACGCTGTGCCCGTCGGGGAACACCCACTCGTCGTACTGCGGCTTGATGTTGATCCGCTCGATCCCGGCGTACCTCTTCAGCCCGGCCATGTCGATCTCGTTGTCGAAGTGGCCGATGTTGCCCACGATGGCCTTGTCCTTCATGCGGGCCATGTGCTCCACGGTGATGATGTTCTTGTTCCCCGTGGCGGTGATGAACAGGTCGGCCGTCTCCACCACGTCCTCCAGCACCGTCACCTGGTAGCCTTCCATCGCGGCCTGCAGCGCGCAGATGGGATCGATCTCGGTGATGATCACGCGGGCGCCCTGGCCGCGCAGCGCCTGCGCGCACCCCTTGCCCACGTCGCCGTAGCCGCAGATCACCGCCACCTTGCCGGCCAGCATCACGTCGCTCGCGCGCAGGATGCCGTCGGTCAGCGAGTGCCGGCAGCCGTACAGGTTGTCGAACTTCGACTTCGTGACGCTGTCGTTGACGTTGATCGCGGGGAAGAGCAGCGTCCCGGCGTTCATCATCTCGTACAGGCGGTGCACGCCGGTGGTGGTCTCCTCGCTCACGCCGCGGATCTCGGCCGCCACGCGCGTCCACAGCTGCGGGTCCTCGCCCAGGTTGCGGCGCAGCACGTCGAGGATCACGCCCCACTCCTCGGCGTCGTTCTCGGGGTCGAAGTCGGGCACGCGCCCGGTCTTCTCGAACTCCACGCCCTTGTGGATGAGCAGGGTGGCGTCGCCGCCGTCGTCCAGCAGCAGGTTGGGGCCGGTGCCGTCGGGCCACATCAGCGCCTGCTCGGTGCACCACCAGTACTCCTCCAGCGTCTCGCCCTTCCAGGCGAACACGGGGGTGCCCTGCGGCTCGTCGGCGGTGCCGTGCTTGCCGACCACCACCGCCGCGGCGGCGTGGTCCTGGGTGCTGAAGATGTTGCAGCTCACCCAGCGCACGTCGGCGCCCAGCTCCACCAGCGTCTCGATCAGCACGGCGGTCTGCACGGTCATGTGCAGGCTGCCCATGATCTTGGCGCCGGTGAGCGGCTTCTGCGCGCCGTACTCCTCGCGCAGCGCCATCAGGCCGGGCATCTCCTGCTCGGCCAGGCGGATCTCCTTGCGGCCGAAGTCGGCCAGGGAGATGTCGGCCACCTTGAACGGCTCGCGCCCGGCCTCGGCGGCGGCAAGGAAGGGGTTCATCTCGGCAACGGCACTCACGGGCAATCTCCTGTGCTCGGGTTGATGATGTGGATCTTCTGCTCTATCTGCAGCCTCTGGAGCACGCGGCCTCGCCGGTCCCGCGGCGATCCCCACGCACTCTCGCACTTCCGTACTTCGATTGCGGGCATGTTTCTCCGCTACGCTCCGGGCCGGTCTGGCGGCGCATCCCTGATTCGGGTGCGATTCCGCGGGCCTCGCGCCACCCTCACCCCGCGCCGGAGGGCGCGACCCTCTCCCGTCCCGGGAGAGGGTGGCCATCCAGCATCAGCGCCAGCAAGAACCCTCGCTCATGCCCATGCTGGCTTGAAGCGCGGATCCCGCCGAGCTACCTCTCCCGGTACGGGAGAGGTGGACGGCCTAGGCCGGCCGGAGAGGGCGCGATGCCGGACGATGCGCGTAGAAGGTGATGCACGCGCCCTGATCGCCATCTCCTCGCCCTGTCCCCTGTCCCCTGTCCCCTGCCCGCCCTACCCCGCCGTCGCCCGCGCCGCGAAGAGCGCCGGCCCCTTCGCCGCGGGGTCCGCGGGGAGCGCGACGTAGCGGAAGCCGCCGAGGTCCGCGTCCGTCATCCACCCCTGCAGCTCGTCGGGCGCGAAGCCCAGCCACACGTGACCCATGGCCTGGCGGTACTCCTCGCGGTCGTGCGGCGTCATGTCCACCACCAGCAGCACGCCCCCGGGGCGCAGCACACGGCGGGCCTCGGCGAGCGCGGCGGCGGGCTCGGCCACGTAG from Longimicrobium sp. encodes the following:
- the ahcY gene encoding adenosylhomocysteinase; this translates as MNPFLAAAEAGREPFKVADISLADFGRKEIRLAEQEMPGLMALREEYGAQKPLTGAKIMGSLHMTVQTAVLIETLVELGADVRWVSCNIFSTQDHAAAAVVVGKHGTADEPQGTPVFAWKGETLEEYWWCTEQALMWPDGTGPNLLLDDGGDATLLIHKGVEFEKTGRVPDFDPENDAEEWGVILDVLRRNLGEDPQLWTRVAAEIRGVSEETTTGVHRLYEMMNAGTLLFPAINVNDSVTKSKFDNLYGCRHSLTDGILRASDVMLAGKVAVICGYGDVGKGCAQALRGQGARVIITEIDPICALQAAMEGYQVTVLEDVVETADLFITATGNKNIITVEHMARMKDKAIVGNIGHFDNEIDMAGLKRYAGIERINIKPQYDEWVFPDGHSVMILAEGRLLNLGCATGHPSFVMSNSFSNQVIAQMELHLNAEKYERKVYTLPKHLDEKVARLHLDKLGVKLTRLSPDQAAYIGVPEHGPYKPDHYRY
- a CDS encoding DUF4337 domain-containing protein codes for the protein MEATDAAELIQEIQEERAEEKAAERFRNTAAMAIAIMAMLLAIGSLGGGNATDDMIYGNIKASDTWAFYQAKNVRQTEYRIAADRLQMELADPTISPEARRAAEAQLAKYRETIARYDDEPDPNAPGDSLRGEGKKQLAAQARSHEAVRDRASDRDGNFDWSEVFLQLAIVLGSVAILASSRKVLTMSFVLGAIGTVLMINGYALLFPLPF
- a CDS encoding P1 family peptidase; this translates as MRAHPLLVPLLVLAAVSAPEPASSQARPRAREAGVIVGILPPGPLNAITDVAGVRVGQVTRHEGDSVHTGVTAILPHEGNLFRERVPAAIRVGNGFGKLLGVTQVRELGEMETPVLLTCTLCVWKAADAMVGWLLARPGMEEVRSINPVVGETNDGALNDIRGRPITPADVVRALESASPGAVEEGSVGAGAGTVAFGWKGGIGTSSRRLPASLGGWTVGVLVQTNFGGVLTVNGAPVGRELGRYLFQEQLAPPRQGPGDGGDGSIMIVLATDAPLDARNLDRVAARALSGLARTGAAMTNGSGDYVIAFSTNPQVRRRAGTAPVTVADLPNDAMSPLFQAAAEATEEAILNSLFRATTVRGRGTTIEALPIDRTLEVLRRHGALNQDRTLPPGRP
- a CDS encoding SGNH/GDSL hydrolase family protein; the encoded protein is MTDLKTRIVAAAAFPLLPVLLVQGKGVRRRTPRLPDAAGPVEGFVPGAGEPLRLLVLGESTVAGIGAAAHEQALTGRVAAALAERTERAVRWRAAGRSGANAREAAGLVATLPDERADAVVISLGVNDTLRFRPPALWARDVARLVEAVRARAGPAPVVLAPVPPMHAFPALPQPLRAILGARARRLDAALARLAARLPTTAHVALWVEPAPGLFCEDGFHPSEAGYTVIGEHLAAGLARLIEGR
- a CDS encoding GSU2403 family nucleotidyltransferase fold protein, translated to MNDLEAISRLVEALRPWLAQLVIVGGWAHRLHRSHPLADPPSYLPLLTRDADVAFSPTAALQGDMAAALKAAGFHEELSGEHTPPVSQYWLGEAQHGFYTEFLAPLRGSGVRRDGQPDATLVRAGVTAQRLRYMDLLLLHPLAVRLGREVGMPLEKPAEVNLANPASFIAQKLLIQKERAPGKRPQDVLYIHDTVELFGNHLDALQSMWRDQLRPSLAASTVDRVERLARQRFTAVDDVIRTAARIPQDRALTPERVRAVCAYGLETIYGTA